One segment of Thermococcus profundus DNA contains the following:
- a CDS encoding phosphoglycerate kinase, with protein sequence MEKAFKLTDFDFHDKTVFLRADLNSPVKDGRIISDARFRAVLPTIKTLLESGAKVVIATHQSKPYKSDYITTEEHAEILSRLLGITVEYVEDIFGRYARERIKALKPGEAVILENLRFSAEETLYKPIEECEKTHFVRKLAPLIDYVVNDAFAAAHRSQPSLVGFARLKPMIMGKLMEAEVEALGRAYETGEKPRVYVLGGAKVDDSLRVAENVLRMGRADVILTGGLVAQVFTLAKGFNIGDANLSFLERKGLLELVDWAERILDEFYPYVRTPVDFAIDYRGERREIDLLSDEKRLFDEYPILDIGGRTIEKYRKILLDARTIVANGPMGVFEREEFARGTVGVFRAVGESEAFSVVGGGHSIASIYQYGIEGISHVSTGGGAMLSFFAGERLPVLEALSVSYQRFRSALGG encoded by the coding sequence ATGGAAAAAGCGTTCAAGCTCACGGACTTCGACTTCCACGATAAAACCGTCTTTCTGAGGGCGGATCTCAACTCTCCTGTCAAGGACGGGAGGATAATAAGCGACGCCAGGTTCAGGGCGGTTCTCCCCACGATAAAGACCCTTCTCGAAAGCGGGGCAAAGGTGGTTATAGCCACCCATCAGAGCAAGCCCTACAAAAGCGACTACATAACGACCGAGGAGCACGCAGAGATACTCTCCAGGCTCCTGGGGATCACCGTTGAGTACGTCGAGGACATCTTCGGAAGATATGCTAGGGAGAGAATAAAAGCCCTCAAGCCGGGAGAGGCCGTAATCCTAGAAAACCTGCGCTTCTCCGCCGAGGAAACCCTCTACAAGCCCATTGAGGAATGCGAAAAGACTCACTTCGTCAGAAAGCTGGCCCCGCTCATAGACTACGTCGTCAACGACGCCTTCGCGGCCGCCCACCGGAGCCAGCCTTCCCTCGTCGGCTTTGCCCGGCTGAAGCCGATGATAATGGGAAAGCTCATGGAAGCTGAGGTAGAAGCCCTCGGGAGGGCCTACGAAACGGGGGAGAAGCCCAGGGTCTACGTTCTTGGAGGGGCAAAGGTCGACGACTCCCTCAGGGTAGCGGAGAACGTCCTCAGGATGGGAAGGGCCGATGTAATACTCACCGGCGGCCTCGTCGCCCAGGTTTTCACCCTCGCCAAGGGCTTCAACATTGGGGATGCGAACCTCTCGTTCCTCGAAAGAAAGGGCCTCTTGGAACTCGTTGACTGGGCGGAAAGGATCCTCGACGAATTCTATCCCTACGTTAGAACCCCCGTCGACTTCGCGATCGATTACAGGGGGGAGAGGCGTGAGATAGATCTTCTAAGCGATGAAAAGCGGCTCTTCGATGAGTACCCGATACTGGACATCGGCGGGAGGACGATAGAGAAGTACAGAAAGATCCTCCTCGATGCCAGAACGATAGTCGCCAACGGTCCGATGGGCGTCTTCGAGAGGGAAGAGTTCGCCAGGGGCACCGTTGGAGTTTTCAGAGCCGTTGGGGAAAGCGAAGCCTTCAGCGTCGTCGGGGGCGGCCACTCGATAGCCAGCATCTACCAGTACGGCATAGAGGGCATAAGCCACGTATCCACCGGAGGGGGAGCCATGCTGAGCTTCTTCGCCGGGGAAAGGCTTCCAGTCCTGGAGGCGCTCAGTGTGAGCTACCAAAGGTTCAGGAGCGCTCTGGGGGGATAA
- a CDS encoding restriction endonuclease — MAWTSEIVMLSPRDSLIDVLIELLKRMGFMEYEKVPRRGEWGLDIIALRKDPIAGTEKVIIALHEKGLADSRRVNQFGELLDEHRADKGVFVSPAGFTKDAKLLLSREYRGRIVPWDGDKLASLLNNYSVPVPEDIERILEEREEVNHQEETLREFNLDAPLLYEFSPEEILKGVARYLSSNYPIEPDEVELSGLRVKLQSAYIISWAVDDENKGRAVVFSRDKIVLRADEDAELSNPIRKARLDSPAVIRATERELEVPLTPGEAVLVLKETAAKELGTSENKVQISDRRKVYVPKEAELEFKIGANRGTALVKLPKGKVEASIEPLPEKYFVEKAREAVMKATGEGIKGKGVKITKKKKKVLVSGTTERFSFEAAFNPYTGKLLRLDTRMSEEAVKKLLAESYPGSEILGVEFNKKSAVADLLTGDTVVSVAIDLSNGETREVARFPSLKGAVEKGKSIIEENFPVNGLSLSSYRVVEHKYLELELSGEDGMARVRIDGSTGDVLDYYVEISEKRAGELVLEKYPGYEIASVSDEGDEYLVDAANETHEIKVRLSKDGKMMEEIDRILRRKLAEKIAEEKAREVDPEAKVDSIELAKDWVVTFTGVSKVGKLVLHRATGEIVEKEAYFTERALEEFYHRHVREKYGEENPRTERLTHYKDKGYVHIKVSGKDRLYYARIDTRSGGILKEDSVSAKGLTARLKQMNLEREYR, encoded by the coding sequence GTGGCATGGACGTCGGAGATCGTGATGCTCTCACCTAGGGACAGTCTCATCGATGTTTTGATCGAGCTACTCAAAAGGATGGGCTTCATGGAGTACGAAAAGGTTCCCCGGCGGGGGGAGTGGGGCCTCGACATAATCGCCCTCAGAAAGGATCCGATAGCCGGGACTGAGAAGGTCATTATTGCCCTCCACGAGAAGGGCCTTGCCGATTCGCGTAGGGTGAACCAGTTCGGGGAACTTCTGGACGAGCACCGGGCCGATAAGGGGGTTTTTGTGTCCCCCGCTGGCTTTACAAAGGACGCGAAGCTCCTTCTTTCCCGCGAGTACCGGGGGAGGATCGTCCCCTGGGACGGGGACAAGCTGGCTTCACTCCTAAACAACTACTCCGTTCCGGTTCCAGAGGACATTGAAAGAATCCTCGAGGAGAGGGAAGAGGTAAACCACCAAGAGGAGACCCTGAGGGAGTTCAACCTCGATGCCCCCCTTCTGTACGAGTTCTCCCCCGAGGAAATCCTGAAGGGTGTCGCCAGGTACCTGTCCTCGAATTACCCCATCGAACCCGATGAGGTGGAGCTTTCCGGCCTGAGAGTGAAGCTCCAGAGTGCGTACATAATCTCTTGGGCAGTGGACGATGAAAACAAGGGACGTGCTGTCGTTTTCTCCAGGGACAAGATCGTTCTGCGTGCGGATGAGGATGCCGAGCTGAGCAACCCAATCAGAAAGGCCAGACTGGATTCTCCGGCGGTCATCAGGGCTACGGAAAGGGAGCTGGAGGTTCCGCTGACCCCTGGGGAAGCCGTCCTCGTTCTTAAGGAGACCGCGGCGAAGGAACTGGGAACGTCCGAGAACAAGGTTCAGATTTCAGATAGAAGAAAGGTCTACGTGCCGAAAGAGGCAGAGCTTGAGTTCAAAATCGGCGCCAACAGGGGAACGGCCCTAGTGAAGCTTCCAAAAGGCAAAGTTGAGGCATCAATAGAACCCCTCCCCGAGAAGTACTTCGTGGAGAAGGCCAGAGAGGCAGTTATGAAGGCAACGGGGGAGGGGATCAAGGGAAAGGGGGTCAAGATAACAAAGAAGAAGAAAAAAGTGCTCGTCTCCGGAACCACCGAGAGGTTCTCCTTTGAGGCCGCGTTCAATCCCTACACCGGGAAGCTCCTCCGTCTAGACACGAGGATGAGCGAGGAGGCAGTTAAGAAGCTCCTGGCTGAGTCCTATCCCGGAAGTGAAATATTGGGTGTTGAGTTCAACAAGAAGAGCGCCGTCGCCGATCTTCTGACCGGGGACACAGTGGTCTCTGTAGCCATTGATCTGAGCAACGGAGAAACCAGAGAGGTCGCCAGGTTTCCCTCCCTCAAAGGGGCCGTCGAAAAGGGGAAATCCATAATCGAGGAGAACTTTCCCGTCAATGGGCTTTCGCTCTCCTCCTACCGGGTGGTTGAACACAAGTACCTCGAACTTGAGCTTTCAGGGGAGGACGGAATGGCCCGGGTGAGGATAGACGGCTCTACAGGAGACGTTCTAGACTACTACGTTGAGATCTCTGAGAAGAGGGCAGGAGAACTCGTTCTGGAGAAGTATCCCGGCTATGAGATAGCATCGGTGTCCGATGAAGGAGACGAGTACCTGGTCGACGCCGCCAACGAGACTCACGAGATAAAGGTCCGCCTGAGCAAGGACGGCAAGATGATGGAGGAGATTGACAGAATCCTAAGGCGGAAGCTGGCCGAGAAGATCGCGGAGGAGAAGGCGAGGGAAGTGGATCCCGAGGCGAAGGTGGACTCCATCGAGCTGGCCAAGGACTGGGTAGTCACGTTCACGGGCGTTTCAAAGGTGGGAAAGCTGGTTCTCCACAGGGCAACGGGAGAAATCGTTGAGAAGGAAGCTTACTTCACCGAGAGGGCGCTGGAGGAGTTCTACCACAGGCATGTGCGTGAGAAATACGGCGAGGAGAACCCGAGGACCGAGCGGCTGACCCACTACAAGGACAAGGGCTACGTCCACATAAAGGTCTCCGGCAAGGACAGGCTCTACTACGCGAGGATCGATACGAGGAGCGGCGGGATCCTTAAGGAGGACTCCGTTTCAGCTAAGGGATTAACGGCCAGGCTTAAGCAGATGAACCTTGAGCGCGAGTATAGGTAA